A genomic region of Streptosporangium lutulentum contains the following coding sequences:
- a CDS encoding CysS/YqeB C-terminal domain-containing protein, whose amino-acid sequence MNEVPPYVKDLAEQRADARAERDHATADALRDEIEAEGWLVRDTADGFELIPRPPFEVWPTVGSVPETGGRATGRAGEAGEEATRTPKAPDRDVSADSGKIAEAADPARRPERLGDQEAGRVAETQAAPEQQPEGSELVGRSDELGGDAERMVSSQLLWDASLSVSRLDESITPPAEVAEAEAAPPTVTVGLVVDGWPDDLRECVRALVARTEVKILALDLGNMDGAGTVLNELVQEFPRRVEAWHVAETPHWRGGTAGWGESRTKLLRLDTADVHVVMETSTILDGDAITPLVGELKDDVTGAGWRGVNPREGGHEWVDAAPGEVRGLLGHLFAVRREAALAAGGFPADARYYRNADLEFSLTLPGTLVALGKDLPVHQERHRGYHDVDPGYRDRESRRTYDRVLGLLRAP is encoded by the coding sequence ATGAACGAAGTACCACCGTACGTGAAGGATCTCGCCGAGCAGCGGGCCGATGCGCGAGCCGAGCGCGACCACGCCACGGCCGACGCCCTCCGAGACGAGATCGAAGCCGAGGGCTGGCTCGTCCGCGACACGGCGGACGGGTTCGAGCTCATTCCCCGACCGCCCTTCGAGGTGTGGCCCACGGTGGGCTCCGTGCCCGAAACGGGCGGCAGGGCGACAGGGCGGGCCGGTGAGGCCGGCGAGGAGGCGACGAGAACGCCGAAGGCGCCGGACCGGGACGTCTCCGCCGACTCCGGCAAGATCGCCGAGGCCGCCGATCCCGCCCGCAGACCCGAACGGCTCGGCGACCAGGAGGCCGGCCGGGTCGCCGAGACCCAGGCCGCCCCCGAGCAGCAACCCGAGGGCTCCGAGCTCGTCGGGCGGTCGGACGAGCTCGGCGGCGACGCCGAGCGGATGGTCTCCTCCCAGTTGCTGTGGGACGCGAGTCTGTCGGTGTCCCGGCTCGACGAGTCGATCACTCCTCCGGCCGAGGTCGCGGAGGCGGAGGCCGCGCCACCGACCGTGACGGTCGGGCTCGTGGTCGACGGCTGGCCGGACGATCTCCGGGAGTGCGTGCGCGCCCTGGTCGCCCGCACCGAGGTCAAGATCCTCGCTCTGGACCTGGGAAACATGGACGGCGCGGGGACGGTTCTGAACGAGCTGGTCCAGGAGTTCCCCCGCCGGGTGGAGGCCTGGCACGTGGCCGAGACGCCGCACTGGCGGGGAGGCACGGCAGGGTGGGGCGAGAGCCGTACCAAGCTGCTGAGACTCGACACGGCGGACGTGCACGTCGTGATGGAGACCTCCACGATCCTGGACGGAGACGCGATCACCCCGCTGGTCGGGGAGTTGAAGGACGACGTGACCGGGGCGGGATGGAGGGGTGTGAACCCCCGTGAGGGAGGTCACGAATGGGTGGACGCGGCTCCCGGTGAGGTCCGCGGGCTGCTCGGCCACCTGTTCGCGGTCAGGCGCGAGGCCGCGCTCGCCGCGGGCGGCTTCCCCGCCGACGCCCGGTACTACCGCAACGCCGACCTGGAGTTCTCTCTCACGCTCCCCGGCACTCTCGTCGCCCTGGGCAAGGATCTCCCCGTCCACCAGGAACGGCACCGCGGCTACCACGACGTCGATCCCGGCTACCGGGACAGGGAGTCACGCCGGACCTACGACCGCGTCCTGGGGCT
- a CDS encoding MaoC family dehydratase — MAATVRYDEVETGEQIPAVDYPVRRTNLVMYAGASGDFNPIHWNERFAKTVGLPDVIAHGMFTMAQGGRFVTDWAGDPGAVVDYGVRFSSMVVVPDDDQGTVITVSGIIEEKLEDKRVVVALTAKANGSRVLSRARAVVQLS; from the coding sequence ATGGCCGCGACAGTCAGATACGACGAGGTGGAGACCGGCGAGCAGATCCCGGCCGTCGACTATCCGGTACGCCGTACGAACCTGGTGATGTACGCCGGAGCCTCCGGCGACTTCAACCCCATCCACTGGAACGAGCGCTTCGCCAAGACCGTCGGCCTGCCCGACGTCATCGCGCACGGCATGTTCACCATGGCCCAGGGCGGCCGGTTCGTCACCGACTGGGCCGGTGACCCGGGTGCGGTCGTCGACTACGGCGTCCGGTTCTCCTCCATGGTGGTCGTCCCGGACGACGATCAGGGCACGGTCATCACCGTGAGCGGGATCATCGAGGAGAAGCTCGAGGACAAGCGCGTGGTGGTCGCGCTGACCGCCAAGGCCAACGGCTCCCGGGTGCTCTCCAGGGCCCGCGCGGTGGTCCAGCTTTCGTAG
- a CDS encoding MaoC family dehydratase N-terminal domain-containing protein, protein MALNRDFVGRTSAPSSPYEVSRVKIKEFATAIGDNNPIYRDKEAAQAAGHPDVIAPPTFPIAISQDAGSLLADPELGLNFAMVVHGEQRFEYRRPIHAGDVLVGVTTVTDIRSVGRNEFITVKSDVSTVEGELVCTAYNTIVERGGAG, encoded by the coding sequence ATGGCTCTGAATCGTGATTTTGTCGGGCGGACGTCCGCGCCTTCCTCGCCCTACGAGGTCAGTCGCGTGAAGATCAAAGAGTTCGCGACGGCGATCGGCGACAACAACCCGATCTACCGGGACAAGGAGGCCGCCCAGGCCGCCGGTCACCCGGATGTGATCGCGCCGCCCACCTTCCCCATCGCCATCAGCCAGGACGCCGGCTCGCTTCTGGCCGATCCCGAACTCGGCCTGAACTTCGCCATGGTGGTCCACGGCGAGCAGCGCTTCGAGTACCGCCGGCCGATCCACGCCGGTGACGTGCTGGTCGGCGTCACGACCGTGACCGACATCCGCAGCGTCGGCCGCAACGAGTTCATCACCGTGAAGAGCGATGTCTCGACCGTCGAGGGCGAGCTCGTCTGTACGGCCTACAACACCATCGTCGAGCGTGGAGGGGCGGGCTGA
- the rpmG gene encoding 50S ribosomal protein L33 produces MAATDVRPKITLACQECKHRNYITRKNRRNDPDRLELKKYCPNCKTHQAHRETR; encoded by the coding sequence GTGGCTGCCACCGACGTTAGGCCCAAGATCACGCTGGCCTGCCAGGAGTGCAAGCACCGCAACTACATCACGCGGAAGAACCGGCGCAATGACCCGGATCGGCTTGAGCTGAAGAAGTACTGCCCTAACTGCAAGACGCACCAGGCGCACCGCGAGACCCGCTAG
- a CDS encoding GNAT family N-acetyltransferase, with translation MSSDLKDHPSGPPAIRPATPDDAALLAELNRFVHDLHAGRRPDIYQEHPSPEELASGFEEQLGRESVRIFIADLPDVRAAGYAMATVHRRAAGVLMRQDSFIVLDHLAVSPRAIRRGVATALLDAVRDAGRSAGCRRFVTDVWDFNSEAHAFYVASGFAPMRRLLEQAL, from the coding sequence ATGTCTTCCGACCTGAAGGATCACCCCTCGGGCCCCCCGGCGATTCGCCCGGCGACCCCTGACGACGCCGCTCTCCTCGCGGAGCTGAACCGTTTCGTGCATGACCTTCACGCCGGTCGGCGTCCCGACATCTACCAGGAGCATCCGTCCCCGGAGGAGCTCGCCTCGGGGTTCGAGGAACAGCTCGGGCGCGAATCCGTCAGGATCTTCATCGCGGACCTCCCCGACGTCCGGGCCGCCGGATACGCGATGGCCACCGTCCACCGGCGCGCCGCCGGCGTGCTCATGCGGCAGGACTCGTTCATCGTTCTGGATCACCTGGCCGTCAGTCCCCGGGCGATTCGCCGCGGGGTCGCGACCGCCTTGCTGGACGCCGTCCGGGATGCGGGCCGTTCGGCCGGATGCAGGCGCTTCGTGACGGATGTCTGGGACTTCAACAGTGAGGCACACGCCTTCTACGTGGCCTCGGGGTTCGCTCCGATGAGGCGTCTGCTGGAGCAGGCGCTCTGA
- a CDS encoding threonine aldolase family protein: MADPTSPLRRALFSHAPIRRKPRQTLERMLELVDDDTPPDGPEGPVAVLERRLAELLGKERALFFPSGTMAQQAVLRVHADRRGRRAFAAHPQSHLDTWEEQGYNAVHGLWLRRTGDPHELMTAKDLAAIGEPLAAAIWELPQRDLGGLLPEWEDLCEQVALVRAGGAAAHLDGARLWETQTYYRRPLDEIAALFDSVYVSLYKGLQGVRGAVLAADDATVRAAEVWRQRLGGGIPDAWPLALAALVHLDDLGAHMSAYREHAIAIAAAVNADGAAHAHPAPPQTPIFHIHLPASRRAVEQAGAEILAEHGIKLWGRVRSVPDPTRCSFEVSVGENAMEFTPDEVVALIHDLLARAETHSRPPSAAAGEPPTATVPLT; this comes from the coding sequence ATGGCTGACCCCACCTCACCCCTGCGGCGGGCACTGTTCTCGCACGCGCCGATCCGGCGTAAGCCGCGCCAGACGCTGGAGCGCATGCTTGAGCTGGTGGACGACGACACCCCGCCGGACGGCCCCGAAGGTCCGGTCGCGGTGCTGGAGCGGCGGCTGGCCGAGCTCCTGGGCAAGGAGCGCGCGCTGTTCTTCCCGAGCGGGACGATGGCGCAGCAGGCGGTGCTGCGCGTGCACGCCGACCGGCGTGGCCGCCGCGCCTTCGCCGCCCACCCGCAATCGCATCTGGACACGTGGGAGGAGCAGGGCTACAACGCCGTCCACGGCCTGTGGCTGCGCCGTACCGGCGACCCGCACGAGCTGATGACGGCCAAGGACCTGGCGGCGATCGGCGAGCCGCTCGCGGCGGCCATCTGGGAGTTGCCGCAGCGCGACCTCGGCGGACTGCTCCCCGAATGGGAGGACCTCTGCGAGCAGGTCGCGCTCGTACGGGCCGGCGGCGCCGCCGCGCATCTGGACGGCGCCCGGCTCTGGGAGACCCAGACGTACTACCGGCGGCCCCTCGACGAGATCGCCGCGTTGTTCGACTCGGTGTACGTCTCGCTCTACAAGGGCCTGCAGGGCGTGCGCGGCGCCGTGCTGGCCGCGGACGACGCCACGGTACGCGCCGCCGAGGTGTGGCGGCAGCGGCTCGGCGGCGGCATTCCCGACGCGTGGCCGCTCGCCCTGGCCGCCTTGGTCCACCTCGACGATCTGGGCGCGCACATGTCCGCCTACCGCGAGCACGCGATCGCCATCGCGGCGGCCGTCAACGCCGACGGCGCCGCCCACGCCCACCCCGCCCCTCCGCAGACGCCGATCTTCCACATCCACCTGCCGGCCTCCAGGCGGGCCGTCGAGCAGGCCGGCGCGGAGATCCTCGCCGAGCACGGCATCAAGCTCTGGGGCCGGGTCCGGTCGGTCCCGGATCCCACCCGCTGCAGCTTCGAGGTCAGCGTCGGCGAGAACGCCATGGAGTTCACCCCCGACGAGGTGGTCGCCCTCATCCACGACCTGCTGGCCCGCGCCGAGACCCACTCCCGTCCTCCGTCCGCGGCGGCGGGCGAACCCCCGACCGCGACCGTCCCCCTCACCTGA
- a CDS encoding ArsR/SmtB family transcription factor, which produces MVQHPALDLVFSALSDATRRQILVRLGDGPASIGELAEPFGMSLTGMKKHVLVLENAGLVTTEKIGRSRQCRLGTERLDDAMSWIAFYQRLWERRLDGLDAYFTLKRGSEQ; this is translated from the coding sequence ATGGTTCAGCATCCGGCTCTCGATCTGGTGTTCTCAGCGCTCTCGGACGCGACACGGCGGCAGATCCTGGTTCGCCTGGGCGACGGGCCGGCATCGATCGGCGAACTGGCCGAGCCGTTCGGCATGTCGTTGACCGGCATGAAAAAACACGTACTCGTTCTCGAGAACGCCGGCCTGGTCACCACCGAGAAGATCGGCCGATCGCGGCAGTGCCGCCTGGGAACCGAACGATTGGACGACGCCATGTCCTGGATCGCCTTCTACCAACGGCTCTGGGAACGCCGGCTCGACGGCCTCGACGCCTACTTCACTCTCAAGAGAGGAAGCGAACAGTGA
- a CDS encoding SRPBCC family protein translates to MTERTETTRLRMTRLLPATPEEVFDAYTDAEKQKIWFGILNDKPGIIEIEVDLRVGGRQIAVWGPDRDNLFRETQTFVVVDRPRRLVTESTGSSPDGMTMTTTIEITFEEHDGGTLFTVVQSGFPTVEMRDFFAGEAWTGALDRVETYLLRR, encoded by the coding sequence GTGACCGAACGAACCGAGACCACCCGGTTACGGATGACACGCCTGCTGCCTGCCACCCCCGAGGAGGTCTTCGACGCCTACACCGACGCGGAGAAGCAGAAGATCTGGTTCGGCATCCTCAACGACAAGCCCGGCATCATCGAGATCGAGGTCGACCTGCGCGTCGGTGGCCGGCAGATCGCCGTCTGGGGGCCGGATCGCGACAACCTGTTTCGCGAGACGCAGACCTTCGTGGTCGTCGACCGTCCGCGTCGCCTGGTCACCGAGTCCACCGGCAGCAGCCCGGACGGGATGACCATGACGACGACGATCGAGATCACCTTCGAGGAGCACGACGGGGGCACGCTCTTCACCGTGGTGCAGAGCGGGTTCCCGACCGTCGAGATGCGCGACTTCTTCGCCGGGGAAGCCTGGACCGGTGCGCTCGATCGTGTCGAGACCTACCTTCTCCGCCGATAG
- a CDS encoding glutaminyl-peptide cyclotransferase, with product MGRVMSVAVGAVALLLLDGHRACPPRAEDASAVSSTGRPPVERLRVEVLQVLPHDPRASTQGLEMAEGRLYESTGGYGESTITAGPAGKAPTVRAELSPRLFGEGVTVLGPTLWQLTWSEGVAIERDSRTLAERRRVPYAGEGWGLCHQRRNNRLVMSDGSARLVFRDPVTFASTGTLTVTEYGDAVPQLNELECTGSDTVYANVYWTNRIVRIDTGTGTVTGSINAAGLLTPLERRKAGVLNGIAAIPGTDEFLLTGKLWPKMFRVRFVPDSGTRSSGDRL from the coding sequence ATGGGTCGCGTCATGTCCGTCGCCGTAGGAGCGGTCGCGCTTCTCCTCCTCGACGGCCACCGGGCTTGCCCTCCCCGCGCGGAAGACGCCTCGGCTGTGTCGAGCACGGGCCGGCCGCCGGTGGAGCGACTGCGGGTCGAAGTTCTCCAGGTCCTGCCGCACGATCCCCGTGCCAGCACCCAGGGGCTGGAGATGGCCGAAGGCAGGCTGTACGAGAGCACCGGCGGGTACGGAGAGTCGACGATCACGGCCGGGCCTGCGGGGAAGGCGCCCACCGTCCGTGCGGAGCTGTCGCCCCGGCTGTTCGGTGAGGGGGTCACCGTCCTGGGGCCGACGTTGTGGCAGCTCACCTGGAGCGAGGGCGTCGCCATCGAACGTGACAGCCGTACCCTCGCCGAACGCCGCCGCGTCCCCTACGCCGGGGAAGGCTGGGGACTGTGCCACCAGCGACGGAACAACCGGCTGGTGATGAGCGACGGTTCCGCCCGCCTCGTTTTTCGCGACCCCGTCACATTCGCCTCCACCGGCACGCTCACCGTGACCGAGTACGGCGATGCCGTCCCCCAGCTCAACGAGCTTGAATGCACGGGCTCCGACACCGTCTACGCCAACGTCTACTGGACCAACCGGATCGTGCGGATCGACACCGGCACCGGCACGGTGACCGGCAGCATCAACGCCGCGGGCCTGCTCACCCCGCTGGAACGCCGGAAGGCGGGCGTCCTGAACGGCATCGCGGCCATCCCCGGAACCGATGAGTTCCTGCTGACCGGCAAGCTGTGGCCCAAGATGTTCCGCGTGCGGTTCGTCCCCGACTCCGGCACGCGCTCGTCCGGCGACAGACTCTGA
- a CDS encoding saccharopine dehydrogenase family protein produces the protein MESGQNVAVFGAYGHTGRFVVAELRERGHIPVLSGRDADKLRALAASHPGLETRQASVDDPASLDRALNGAAAVINCAGPFATTAAPLIEAALRAGIPYVDVAAEIEANLDTFAHFAERARAAGTVVLPAMAFYGGLGDLLVTTAMGDWTTADEAHIAYGLSSWHPTAGTLAAGTVSGQRRGGRRVRYTDGRLEYHDDALPTLEWPFPAPLGSQSVIGEFTMADVVTVPSHLDIPEVRTYMTARAAADLSAPDASAPAAVDEHGRSAQTFVVDVLVRSGGTERRVAATGRDIYAVSAPLAVEAVERILTGRTRTVGVASAGALFDAPDFLRALSGHLSLHVPLDTRD, from the coding sequence ATGGAATCGGGTCAGAACGTGGCGGTGTTCGGCGCCTACGGACACACCGGACGCTTTGTGGTCGCGGAGTTGCGCGAGCGCGGACACATCCCGGTTCTCTCCGGCCGTGACGCCGACAAGCTGCGGGCGTTGGCGGCGTCCCACCCCGGGCTTGAGACGCGGCAGGCGTCGGTCGACGATCCGGCCTCGCTCGACCGCGCGCTGAACGGCGCGGCCGCCGTGATCAACTGCGCCGGGCCCTTCGCCACGACCGCCGCCCCGCTGATCGAGGCGGCGCTGCGTGCCGGCATCCCGTACGTCGACGTGGCGGCTGAGATCGAGGCGAACCTCGACACGTTCGCGCACTTCGCGGAGCGCGCCCGCGCCGCGGGCACCGTGGTGCTCCCGGCGATGGCCTTCTACGGCGGCCTCGGAGACCTGCTGGTCACCACCGCGATGGGCGATTGGACGACGGCGGACGAGGCGCACATCGCCTACGGCCTGAGCAGTTGGCACCCCACCGCCGGAACGCTCGCCGCGGGCACGGTCTCGGGGCAACGACGGGGTGGCCGCCGTGTCCGCTACACCGACGGACGGCTGGAATACCACGATGACGCCCTGCCGACCCTGGAGTGGCCCTTCCCGGCTCCGCTCGGCTCCCAGAGCGTCATCGGAGAGTTCACCATGGCCGACGTCGTCACCGTTCCCAGCCACCTGGACATCCCGGAGGTACGCACCTACATGACCGCCAGGGCGGCCGCGGACCTGTCCGCTCCCGACGCTTCGGCACCGGCCGCCGTCGACGAGCACGGCCGCTCCGCGCAGACCTTCGTCGTCGACGTCCTGGTCCGCTCCGGCGGCACGGAACGCCGCGTGGCCGCCACCGGCCGGGACATCTACGCCGTCAGCGCTCCGCTCGCGGTGGAGGCCGTCGAGCGCATCCTCACCGGCCGGACCCGGACCGTCGGCGTCGCCTCCGCGGGCGCGCTCTTCGACGCCCCGGACTTCCTCCGCGCCCTGTCCGGGCACCTGTCGCTGCACGTCCCGCTCGACACCCGCGACTGA
- a CDS encoding helix-turn-helix domain-containing protein codes for MSSVPRSVAVAATDGMLHFELALAYEVFGAVSDALPDPWYDVKVCGTHAVRVGRFLLEPDCGLDRLAHAGTVIVPALADVDEDPPADLVEAVRAAHESGARVVSLCTGAFVLAAAGLLDGLRATTHWAHTEELAARHPRVEVDPDVLYVDNGSVLTSAGKAAAMDLCLHLVRRDHGSAIANVVARRLVVPPHRAGGQAQFVTTPVPDQDGHPLSELLTWVMRRLDQPLTVEDLARQANMSSRHLARHFRSAVGTTPLQWLLTQRIRRAQELLETTDDSVDAIASAAGMGTSTTLRRHFHRTIGVPPDAYRRTFRA; via the coding sequence ATGAGTTCTGTCCCGCGCTCCGTCGCGGTCGCCGCCACCGATGGGATGCTGCACTTCGAGCTGGCCCTGGCCTACGAGGTCTTCGGTGCCGTCTCGGACGCCCTGCCAGACCCTTGGTACGACGTGAAGGTGTGCGGCACGCACGCCGTGCGGGTCGGCCGGTTCCTGCTGGAGCCGGACTGCGGGCTCGACCGGCTGGCGCACGCCGGCACCGTGATCGTCCCCGCCCTGGCGGACGTCGACGAGGACCCACCGGCCGACCTGGTCGAGGCGGTGCGCGCGGCCCACGAGTCGGGCGCACGAGTGGTCTCCCTGTGCACGGGCGCGTTCGTGCTCGCCGCCGCCGGCCTGCTGGACGGGCTGCGCGCGACCACGCACTGGGCCCACACCGAGGAGCTGGCCGCACGCCATCCCCGGGTGGAGGTCGACCCGGACGTGCTCTACGTCGACAACGGCAGCGTGCTCACCTCCGCGGGCAAGGCCGCGGCGATGGACCTGTGCCTGCATCTGGTCCGCCGCGACCACGGGTCGGCGATCGCCAACGTGGTCGCCCGCCGCCTGGTCGTGCCGCCCCACCGGGCCGGCGGTCAGGCCCAGTTCGTCACCACACCGGTGCCCGACCAGGACGGCCATCCCCTGTCCGAGTTGCTCACCTGGGTGATGCGGCGGCTGGACCAGCCGCTCACCGTCGAGGACCTGGCCCGCCAGGCGAACATGAGCTCGCGCCACCTGGCCCGTCACTTCCGTTCGGCCGTCGGCACCACCCCGCTGCAGTGGCTGCTGACCCAGCGGATCCGCCGCGCGCAGGAGCTGCTGGAGACCACGGACGACAGCGTCGACGCCATCGCCTCGGCCGCGGGCATGGGCACGTCGACGACACTGCGCCGCCACTTCCACCGCACGATCGGCGTGCCGCCGGACGCCTACCGCCGGACGTTCCGCGCGTGA
- a CDS encoding Lsr2 family DNA-binding protein, whose product MTDLEALVRLCPPPNSATHIDWNGIEAGLGMPLPDDYKALAERYGPGNFCDYLTLYHPHGPTEYVTLTGPMPARIRAHLRTDYDRGTHPVPYDPDHLFACGVTGNGEYLFWITDPVTDGGRRRIAVNEARGPRWFTYDGTVTGFLVSVLTGETRVPQFPSSLLEDPPTFTPASPVPALWEPVPFDSFPSAPVDTAAVRAWARENGYDVPSRGRVSPDILNAWADSHDH is encoded by the coding sequence ATGACCGACCTCGAAGCCCTCGTCCGGCTGTGTCCTCCCCCGAACTCAGCGACGCACATCGACTGGAACGGAATCGAGGCCGGGCTCGGGATGCCCCTGCCCGATGACTACAAGGCCCTCGCCGAGCGGTACGGGCCCGGAAACTTCTGCGACTACCTCACCCTCTACCATCCCCACGGGCCCACCGAGTACGTCACTCTCACCGGGCCCATGCCCGCGCGGATCCGGGCCCATCTACGCACGGACTACGACCGTGGCACACACCCCGTGCCCTACGACCCCGATCACCTCTTCGCCTGCGGTGTGACCGGCAACGGCGAGTACCTCTTCTGGATCACCGACCCCGTGACCGACGGCGGCCGCCGGCGGATCGCGGTCAACGAGGCCCGGGGCCCGCGCTGGTTCACCTACGACGGAACCGTTACCGGCTTCCTCGTGTCCGTCCTCACCGGCGAGACGCGCGTACCCCAGTTCCCGTCCAGCCTGCTCGAAGATCCTCCCACGTTCACGCCCGCATCTCCCGTTCCCGCTCTTTGGGAACCCGTACCCTTCGACAGTTTTCCCTCCGCCCCTGTCGATACCGCGGCCGTCCGCGCGTGGGCCCGTGAAAACGGCTACGACGTACCGTCCCGAGGGCGCGTCTCCCCGGACATCCTCAACGCATGGGCCGACTCCCACGACCACTGA
- a CDS encoding alpha/beta fold hydrolase, translated as MTTIKNIVLVHGGFVDGSGWQGVYDELTRDGFRVHIVQNPTLSLEDDAAVTRRVLDGLDGPAVLVGHSYGGVVISEAGTHPNVASLAYIAAFAADKGESVNTLIADPPPGAPVPPILPPVEGFLFLDRDKFHDSFAADVPAQAAAFMADSQVPWGVGALGGTVTEPAWRHKPSWYLVATEDRMIPPPAQRAMAERAGATVVEVIGSHAVYVSQPAAVADLIRQAAA; from the coding sequence ATGACCACCATCAAGAACATCGTGCTCGTGCACGGTGGCTTCGTGGACGGATCCGGCTGGCAGGGCGTCTACGACGAACTGACCCGGGACGGCTTCCGCGTCCACATCGTGCAGAACCCGACGCTGTCGCTGGAGGACGACGCCGCGGTGACCCGCCGGGTCCTGGACGGCCTCGACGGCCCGGCCGTCCTGGTCGGCCACTCCTACGGCGGAGTCGTCATCAGCGAGGCCGGCACCCACCCCAACGTCGCCTCACTGGCGTACATCGCCGCGTTCGCCGCCGACAAGGGCGAATCGGTCAACACCCTCATCGCCGACCCGCCGCCCGGCGCGCCGGTGCCGCCCATCCTCCCTCCCGTGGAGGGCTTCCTCTTCCTGGACCGCGACAAGTTCCACGATTCGTTCGCCGCCGATGTGCCCGCGCAGGCGGCCGCGTTCATGGCCGACTCCCAGGTTCCCTGGGGCGTGGGCGCCCTGGGCGGCACGGTCACCGAGCCGGCCTGGCGGCACAAGCCGAGCTGGTACCTGGTGGCCACCGAGGACCGCATGATCCCGCCGCCGGCCCAGCGCGCCATGGCCGAGCGCGCCGGAGCGACCGTCGTCGAGGTCATCGGCAGCCACGCCGTCTACGTCTCGCAGCCCGCCGCGGTCGCCGACCTCATCCGCCAGGCCGCCGCCTGA